In one window of Protaetiibacter larvae DNA:
- the gyrA gene encoding DNA gyrase subunit A, which produces MADDTTTEQPPADRIEQVDLQLEMQQSYLEYAMSVIVGRALPDVRDGLKPVHRRVIYTMYDGGYRPDRAFSKCTRVIGDVMGQFHPHGDSSVYDALVRLVQPWSLRYPLALGQGNFGSPGNDGAAAHRYTETKMSPLAMEMVRDIDENTVDMTENYDGRTQEPRVLPARFPNLLVNGSVGIAVGMATNIPPHNLREVADAALWALEHPDATREELLEAAIARIKGPDFPTGAQILGVKGIHDAYRTGRGAITMRAVVNVEELQGRTCLVVTELPYQVNPDNLAEKIALLIKEGKLQGIADIRDETSGRTGQRLVIILKRDAVARVVLNNLYKHTQLQENFGANMLAIVDGVPRTLSIDAFLTYWIQHQIEVIVRRTQFRLDKAEADAHIQRGYVKALDALDEVIALIRRSPDVEEARAGLITLLKIDELQADAILALQLRRLAALERQKIQDRLAELEREIGEYRLILADESRQRGIITRELGEIAAKYGDERRTEILYGFDGDMSVEDLIPEEEMVVTVTRGGYIKRTRSDNYRSQHRGGRGVKGAQLRADDVVEHFFVTTTHHWLLFFTTTGRVYRAKAYELQEAGRDAKGQHVANLLALQPDEQIAQILDIRDYGVAPYLALATRGGYIKKTALREYDTNRTGGIIAINLNDGDEVVSALLVDESSDVLLVSRHGQSLRFTADDTSLRPMGRSTAGVHGMKFRDDDTLLSASVVARGSEAEPVDEDADAEVVDGPFVFVVTEGGFAKRTAVSQYRVQGRNGFGILVAKLTEARGELAGALIVEQDDEVLAVLASGKVIRSAVAEVPPKGRNTMGVKFAQLADDDRIIAIARNSERNLAAADTEESVEPAGEDTTDAPDTPKDENA; this is translated from the coding sequence ATGGCAGACGACACCACGACCGAGCAGCCGCCGGCCGACCGCATCGAACAGGTCGACCTGCAGCTCGAGATGCAGCAGAGCTACCTCGAGTACGCGATGAGCGTCATCGTCGGGCGCGCCCTGCCCGACGTGCGCGACGGCCTCAAGCCCGTGCACCGCCGCGTGATCTACACGATGTACGACGGCGGCTACCGCCCCGACCGCGCCTTCTCGAAGTGCACGCGCGTCATCGGCGATGTCATGGGTCAGTTCCACCCGCACGGCGACAGCTCCGTGTACGACGCCCTCGTGCGCCTCGTGCAGCCGTGGTCGCTGCGCTACCCGCTCGCCCTCGGCCAGGGCAACTTCGGCTCCCCCGGCAACGACGGCGCCGCCGCCCACCGGTACACCGAGACCAAGATGTCGCCGCTCGCCATGGAGATGGTGCGCGACATCGACGAGAACACCGTCGACATGACCGAGAACTACGACGGGCGCACGCAGGAGCCCCGCGTGCTCCCGGCCCGGTTCCCGAACCTGCTCGTCAACGGTTCCGTGGGCATCGCGGTGGGCATGGCGACCAACATCCCGCCGCACAACCTGCGTGAGGTGGCGGATGCCGCGCTCTGGGCGCTCGAACACCCGGACGCCACCCGCGAGGAGCTGCTGGAGGCGGCCATCGCGCGCATCAAGGGACCGGACTTCCCGACCGGGGCGCAGATCCTGGGCGTCAAGGGCATCCACGACGCCTACCGCACGGGTCGCGGCGCGATCACCATGCGCGCCGTCGTCAACGTCGAGGAGCTGCAGGGCCGCACCTGCCTCGTCGTCACCGAGCTGCCCTACCAGGTCAACCCGGACAACCTGGCCGAGAAGATCGCGCTGCTCATCAAGGAGGGCAAGCTCCAGGGCATCGCCGACATCCGCGACGAGACCTCGGGTCGTACCGGACAACGACTCGTGATCATCCTCAAGCGTGACGCGGTCGCGCGCGTCGTTCTGAACAATCTCTACAAGCACACCCAGTTGCAGGAGAACTTCGGAGCGAACATGCTGGCGATCGTCGACGGGGTCCCGCGGACCCTCTCCATCGACGCCTTCCTCACGTACTGGATCCAGCACCAGATCGAGGTGATCGTCCGGCGCACCCAGTTCCGCCTCGACAAGGCCGAAGCCGACGCCCACATCCAGCGCGGCTACGTGAAGGCGCTCGACGCGCTCGACGAGGTCATCGCCCTCATCCGCCGCTCCCCCGACGTCGAGGAGGCCCGGGCCGGCCTCATCACGCTGCTGAAGATCGACGAGCTGCAGGCCGACGCGATCCTCGCGCTGCAGTTGCGCCGCCTCGCCGCACTCGAGCGTCAGAAGATCCAGGACCGTCTCGCCGAGCTCGAGCGTGAGATCGGCGAATACCGGCTGATCCTCGCCGACGAGTCGCGCCAGCGCGGCATCATCACCCGGGAGCTCGGCGAGATCGCCGCCAAGTACGGCGACGAACGCCGCACCGAGATCCTGTACGGCTTCGACGGGGACATGAGCGTCGAAGACCTCATCCCCGAAGAGGAGATGGTGGTCACCGTCACGCGCGGCGGCTACATCAAGCGCACCCGTAGCGACAACTACCGCTCGCAGCACCGCGGCGGTCGTGGGGTGAAGGGCGCGCAGCTGCGGGCGGACGACGTGGTCGAGCACTTCTTCGTCACCACCACCCACCACTGGCTGCTGTTCTTCACCACCACGGGCCGCGTCTATCGGGCGAAGGCGTACGAACTGCAGGAGGCCGGCCGCGACGCGAAGGGTCAGCACGTCGCCAACCTGCTCGCGCTGCAACCCGACGAGCAGATCGCCCAGATCCTCGACATCCGCGACTACGGGGTGGCGCCGTACCTCGCCCTCGCCACGCGCGGCGGCTACATCAAGAAGACCGCGCTGCGCGAGTACGACACCAACCGCACCGGCGGCATCATCGCCATCAACCTCAACGACGGCGACGAGGTGGTCTCCGCGCTGCTCGTGGACGAGTCCAGCGACGTGCTGCTCGTCTCGCGGCACGGCCAGTCGCTGCGGTTCACGGCCGACGACACCTCGCTGCGTCCCATGGGCCGCTCGACCGCGGGCGTGCACGGCATGAAGTTCCGCGACGACGACACGCTGCTCTCGGCATCCGTCGTGGCCCGCGGATCCGAGGCCGAACCGGTCGACGAGGATGCGGATGCGGAGGTCGTCGACGGGCCGTTCGTCTTCGTGGTGACCGAGGGCGGATTCGCCAAGCGCACCGCGGTGTCGCAGTACCGGGTGCAGGGACGCAACGGATTCGGCATCCTCGTGGCCAAGCTCACCGAAGCCCGCGGCGAGCTCGCAGGCGCCCTCATCGTCGAACAGGACGACGAGGTGCTCGCAGTTCTCGCCAGTGGCAAGGTGATAAGGTCTGCCGTGGCCGAGGTCCCGCCGAAGGGCCGGAACACGATGGGCGTCAAGTTCGCGCAGCTCGCCGACGACGACCGGATCATCGCGATCGCCCGCAACAGCGAGCGCAACCTGGCGGCCGCAGACACCGAGGAATCCGTCGAACCCGCAGGGGAAGACACGACGGATGCACCCGACACCCCGAAGGACGAGAACGCATGA
- a CDS encoding DUF3566 domain-containing protein produces MSSVAEKLQRKEHRSATSKQVRLKLVYIDFWSVVKLSFLVWLCLGVVLIVASVLVWVVLNSTDVFHSLDLLLRDILGNENFSITDNFGLSQVVLFTFVVAVLNTVTGTILGAIGALLYNLSVRFTGGLLVGFQNN; encoded by the coding sequence ATGAGCAGCGTCGCCGAGAAGCTCCAGCGCAAGGAGCACCGTAGCGCCACCTCCAAGCAGGTGCGCCTGAAGCTGGTCTACATCGACTTCTGGTCGGTCGTGAAGCTGAGCTTCCTGGTCTGGCTGTGCCTCGGCGTCGTGCTGATCGTCGCCTCGGTGCTCGTGTGGGTGGTGCTCAACTCGACCGACGTGTTCCACTCGCTCGACCTGCTGCTGCGCGACATCCTCGGCAACGAGAACTTCTCCATCACCGACAACTTCGGACTCAGCCAGGTGGTGCTGTTCACCTTCGTCGTCGCGGTGCTCAACACCGTCACCGGAACCATCCTCGGCGCCATCGGCGCGCTGCTGTACAACCTCAGCGTGCGCTTCACCGGCGGACTGCTCGTCGGGTTCCAGAACAACTGA
- a CDS encoding sodium/glutamate symporter, which translates to MFGEYDDAQWVALAFVFLGIALMLALVVRRFVPWLAALYLPVSVIAGFLILLLGPQLLGAWTGGHGLFPQQAIDVLARLPGLLINVVFAGIMIGKRLPSVREIWQQSAPHVILGSVYSFGQFALGAFAVALVLGPLFGLPDAAASILELSFAGGHGTIAGMGGILENAGAPEVIDLGLGLATISMVTGVVGGSILVNYGMRSPRIEVARKHPARSGPLRLSEVEPNASDEQTTRLGLGSTGRAFAGITIAVAIGILILELLRLVTGAFGSDIFDDFPLFPFTVIGGFLVQLVLTLTRTERYVDRRSVNDITGLALDVLIAAAIGTMSLAALGSNIVSLVILTVIAVAWSVVGMLWLGPRIFPTQWFERSIADFGQSQGNVATGFVLADMADPERRTVAASGYGYKQLIYEPLLGGGLITAFSVPVVLAIGPLWFGAGAAVITAVLILWGIARVRHSR; encoded by the coding sequence GTGTTCGGCGAATACGACGATGCCCAGTGGGTGGCGCTCGCGTTCGTGTTCCTCGGGATCGCGCTCATGCTCGCGCTCGTCGTGCGGCGCTTCGTGCCGTGGCTCGCCGCGCTCTACCTGCCGGTGAGCGTGATCGCCGGGTTCCTCATCCTGCTGCTCGGCCCGCAGCTGCTGGGGGCCTGGACCGGCGGGCACGGGTTGTTCCCGCAGCAGGCGATCGACGTGCTCGCGCGCCTCCCGGGGCTGCTCATCAACGTCGTGTTCGCCGGGATCATGATCGGCAAACGCCTGCCATCGGTGCGCGAGATCTGGCAGCAGTCCGCTCCGCACGTGATCCTCGGCAGCGTGTACTCCTTCGGGCAGTTCGCGCTCGGCGCGTTCGCGGTGGCGCTCGTGCTCGGCCCGCTGTTCGGGCTGCCGGATGCTGCGGCCTCGATCCTGGAACTGTCGTTCGCGGGCGGGCACGGCACGATCGCCGGCATGGGCGGCATCCTCGAGAACGCGGGCGCCCCCGAGGTGATCGATCTGGGCCTGGGCCTGGCGACGATCAGCATGGTGACGGGCGTCGTGGGCGGCTCGATCCTCGTGAACTACGGGATGCGGTCGCCGCGCATCGAGGTGGCGCGCAAGCATCCGGCGCGCAGCGGCCCGCTGCGCCTGTCGGAGGTGGAGCCGAACGCCTCCGATGAGCAGACCACCCGCCTCGGTCTCGGTTCGACGGGTCGGGCGTTCGCGGGCATCACGATCGCGGTGGCGATCGGCATCCTGATCCTCGAGCTGCTGCGGCTGGTGACGGGCGCGTTCGGGTCGGACATCTTCGACGACTTCCCGCTGTTCCCGTTCACGGTGATCGGCGGGTTCCTCGTGCAGCTCGTGCTCACCCTCACCCGCACCGAGCGTTATGTGGATCGTCGCTCGGTGAACGACATCACGGGCCTTGCGCTCGATGTGCTCATCGCGGCGGCGATCGGCACGATGTCGCTTGCGGCGCTCGGCTCCAACATCGTGAGTCTCGTGATCCTCACGGTCATCGCGGTGGCGTGGAGTGTGGTCGGGATGCTGTGGCTGGGTCCGCGGATCTTCCCGACGCAGTGGTTCGAGCGCTCCATCGCCGACTTCGGGCAGTCGCAGGGCAATGTGGCGACCGGGTTCGTCCTGGCCGACATGGCCGACCCGGAGCGGCGGACGGTCGCGGCATCCGGGTACGGCTACAAGCAGCTCATCTACGAGCCGCTGCTCGGGGGCGGGCTCATCACGGCGTTCAGCGTGCCGGTGGTGCTCGCGATCGGACCGCTGTGGTTCGGGGCGGGTGCCGCGGTGATCACGGCGGTGCTCATCCTGTGGGGGATCGCGCGGGTGCGCCACTCCCGCTGA
- a CDS encoding quinone oxidoreductase family protein gives MAGVVQYTEFGGPEVLEFVEVATPEPGDGEVLLEVRAAGVNPIDAKLRAGLRASTPITTPRRVGSDASGVVAAVGPGVEGWAVGDEVIASGVRGAYATHAIVAASGLTRKPTAISWAQAAALGVPAGTAYQSLKSLGVGQGTTLLVHAASGAVGQAAVQFARAWGATVIGTAGPANQDRLRQLGAIPVEYGPGLAERVRAIAPQGVDRVLDAAGTDEAIAASLELVADPQQVGTIVRGADAPGWGIRAWSGGSATPLTAEEKAWRHEAVGVAAELAARGAFDIEIARSLPLEQAAEAHRLLAGGKVRGKIVLLP, from the coding sequence ATGGCTGGGGTCGTTCAGTACACGGAGTTCGGCGGACCGGAGGTGCTCGAGTTCGTCGAGGTGGCGACGCCGGAACCGGGCGACGGCGAGGTGCTGCTCGAGGTGCGGGCGGCGGGCGTCAATCCGATCGACGCGAAGCTGCGGGCGGGGCTGCGGGCGAGCACGCCCATCACGACGCCCCGCCGGGTCGGATCGGATGCCTCGGGTGTCGTCGCCGCCGTCGGCCCGGGGGTCGAGGGGTGGGCGGTCGGCGACGAGGTGATCGCGAGCGGGGTGCGGGGCGCCTACGCGACGCACGCGATCGTCGCGGCGAGCGGCCTCACCCGCAAGCCGACCGCCATCAGCTGGGCGCAGGCCGCCGCGCTCGGCGTGCCCGCGGGCACCGCGTACCAGAGCCTCAAATCGCTCGGCGTGGGGCAGGGGACGACGCTGCTCGTCCACGCCGCCTCCGGTGCGGTCGGCCAGGCCGCCGTGCAGTTCGCGCGCGCGTGGGGCGCCACCGTCATCGGGACCGCGGGCCCGGCCAACCAGGACCGCCTGCGCCAGCTCGGCGCGATCCCCGTCGAGTACGGTCCGGGGCTCGCGGAGCGCGTCCGGGCGATCGCACCGCAGGGGGTCGACCGGGTGCTCGACGCCGCCGGCACCGACGAAGCCATCGCGGCATCTCTCGAGCTCGTCGCCGACCCGCAGCAGGTGGGCACGATCGTGCGCGGCGCCGACGCACCCGGCTGGGGCATCCGCGCCTGGTCGGGCGGCAGCGCGACCCCGCTGACCGCCGAGGAGAAGGCGTGGCGGCACGAGGCGGTGGGCGTCGCCGCCGAGCTCGCGGCACGCGGAGCGTTCGACATCGAGATCGCCCGCAGCCTGCCGCTCGAGCAGGCGGCGGAGGCCCACCGACTGCTCGCGGGCGGAAAGGTGCGCGGCAAGATCGTGCTGCTGCCGTAG
- a CDS encoding peptidylprolyl isomerase produces the protein MPLPTAVATIHTTLGDIKVNLFGNHAPVTVDNFVGLATGTKEWRHPGTGEVSTTPLYDGVIFHRIIKDFMLQGGDPLGQGIGGPGYQFDDEIHPELAFTTPYLLAMANAGKQAGRGTNGSQFFITTVPTGWLTGKHTIFGEVADDESKRVVDAIEAVPTDGRDKPLEDVVITGIDVENL, from the coding sequence ATGCCACTTCCCACCGCAGTCGCGACCATCCACACCACCCTCGGCGACATCAAGGTCAACCTGTTCGGCAACCACGCCCCCGTCACGGTCGACAACTTCGTCGGCCTCGCCACGGGCACCAAGGAGTGGCGGCACCCCGGAACCGGCGAGGTCTCCACCACGCCGCTGTACGACGGCGTCATCTTCCACCGCATCATCAAGGACTTCATGCTGCAGGGCGGCGACCCGCTCGGCCAGGGCATCGGCGGCCCCGGCTACCAGTTCGACGACGAGATCCACCCCGAGCTCGCCTTCACCACCCCCTACCTGCTGGCCATGGCGAACGCCGGCAAGCAGGCGGGACGCGGCACCAACGGCTCGCAGTTCTTCATCACCACCGTCCCCACCGGGTGGCTGACCGGGAAGCACACCATCTTCGGCGAGGTCGCGGATGACGAATCGAAGCGCGTCGTCGACGCCATCGAGGCGGTGCCGACCGACGGTCGCGACAAGCCGCTCGAGGATGTCGTGATCACCGGCATCGACGTCGAGAACCTGTGA
- a CDS encoding rhomboid family intramembrane serine protease: MSSPRFGEQLEDDPSVCYRHPDRHSWVLCQRCGRTICPECQILAPVGVQCPECVREAGGSVQWTNPHARPAKARATRASRPATPSSGFAGWITGLLRPGGESPPLSWVFAGVAVLLWLVGLFTSNLPALYLGAFPDVAWQVWRFVTYAFTLPAQASLQGILSFALSLFFWLLFAPSVERSIGRTRFLTVFFSAAIFGAAAQLIFGGVALGLGAGLFGLFGSYAVLMWSYPPARTQILVVLAINVAINLALGGGSLPLILAGLLAGAGATYLLQFYADRARSHPSTPYLIIGAGVAALAAVAVVVNLGYVLA, translated from the coding sequence GTGAGCTCACCCCGTTTCGGCGAGCAGCTCGAGGACGACCCCTCGGTCTGCTACCGGCACCCCGATCGGCACAGCTGGGTGCTCTGCCAGCGGTGCGGGCGCACCATCTGCCCGGAGTGCCAGATCCTGGCGCCCGTCGGGGTGCAGTGCCCGGAGTGCGTGCGCGAGGCGGGGGGCTCCGTGCAGTGGACGAACCCCCACGCGCGCCCCGCCAAGGCCCGTGCCACCCGGGCGAGCCGCCCGGCGACCCCGAGCTCGGGATTCGCGGGATGGATCACGGGGCTGCTCCGCCCGGGCGGCGAGTCCCCACCGCTGAGCTGGGTGTTCGCGGGGGTCGCGGTGCTGCTGTGGCTCGTCGGGCTGTTCACGAGCAACCTGCCCGCGCTGTACCTCGGGGCGTTCCCGGATGTCGCCTGGCAGGTGTGGCGCTTCGTCACCTACGCGTTCACGCTCCCGGCGCAGGCGAGCCTGCAGGGCATCCTGTCGTTCGCGCTCAGCCTGTTCTTCTGGCTGTTGTTCGCCCCGTCGGTGGAGCGCAGCATCGGGCGCACGCGTTTCCTCACCGTGTTCTTCTCGGCTGCGATCTTCGGGGCGGCCGCGCAGCTCATCTTCGGCGGCGTCGCGCTCGGCTTGGGCGCCGGCCTGTTCGGTTTGTTCGGCTCGTACGCCGTGCTCATGTGGTCGTACCCGCCGGCGCGCACCCAGATCCTGGTGGTGCTCGCGATCAACGTGGCGATCAACCTCGCCCTCGGCGGCGGCAGCCTGCCGCTCATCCTCGCGGGTCTCCTGGCGGGCGCCGGGGCGACCTACTTGCTGCAGTTCTACGCGGATCGGGCGCGCTCGCATCCGTCGACGCCGTATCTGATCATCGGGGCCGGGGTGGCCGCGCTCGCCGCCGTGGCGGTCGTCGTGAATCTCGGCTACGTGCTGGCCTGA
- a CDS encoding cell division protein CrgA: protein MARPNTRTKPAASETAKGEDAPNPVWFKPVMFGFMLVGLAWIIVFYVSQNSLPIQALGAGNILVGFGIMFIGFLMTTRWR, encoded by the coding sequence ATGGCCCGTCCCAACACCCGTACCAAGCCGGCCGCTTCCGAGACCGCCAAGGGCGAGGACGCCCCCAACCCGGTGTGGTTCAAGCCGGTCATGTTCGGCTTCATGCTCGTCGGCCTCGCCTGGATCATCGTCTTCTACGTGAGCCAGAACTCGCTGCCGATCCAGGCTCTCGGCGCCGGAAACATCCTCGTCGGCTTCGGCATCATGTTCATCGGCTTCCTCATGACGACCCGTTGGCGCTGA
- a CDS encoding class E sortase, whose translation MSAGPDAAPTLQPPTEPGRRARRAAARKQAAGRRRVSVIGVFGELLITAGALVLAFIGWQLWIGDTLIGDQLEKQAAEQSEAWNEAARQSPPPTPDGTDEPDDPTVDADPQPPVEVAPANAVPFGRLLVPRWGSDYLRPIAEGVGVSDVLNKGELGHYPSTQMPGELGNFAIAAHRTTKGGSLHRIHELQLGDHIYVETAAGWYQYSFRNLEYVRASGVGVLDPVPQTAGAVPSESYITLTSCNPILTSVERIIAYGVYDRFYPRDPSKPAAGAPEEIAPTVIQAAGV comes from the coding sequence ATGAGCGCCGGACCCGATGCCGCGCCGACCCTGCAGCCTCCCACGGAGCCCGGTCGGCGAGCGCGTCGCGCCGCCGCGCGGAAGCAGGCGGCCGGGCGCCGGCGGGTCTCGGTGATCGGCGTCTTCGGGGAACTGCTCATCACGGCGGGCGCCCTCGTGCTGGCCTTCATCGGCTGGCAGCTGTGGATCGGCGACACCCTCATCGGCGACCAGCTCGAGAAGCAGGCCGCCGAGCAGAGCGAGGCGTGGAACGAGGCGGCCCGGCAGTCCCCGCCGCCCACGCCCGACGGCACCGACGAGCCGGACGACCCGACCGTGGACGCCGATCCGCAGCCGCCCGTCGAGGTCGCACCCGCCAACGCGGTGCCGTTCGGCCGACTCCTCGTGCCCCGGTGGGGATCCGATTACCTGCGTCCCATCGCCGAAGGGGTGGGGGTGTCGGATGTGCTCAACAAGGGCGAGCTGGGCCACTACCCCTCCACCCAGATGCCCGGTGAGCTCGGCAACTTCGCGATCGCCGCGCACCGTACCACCAAGGGCGGCTCGCTGCACCGCATCCACGAACTCCAGCTCGGCGACCACATCTACGTCGAAACGGCCGCCGGCTGGTACCAGTACTCGTTCCGCAACCTCGAATACGTGCGCGCCTCGGGGGTCGGTGTGCTCGACCCGGTTCCCCAGACCGCGGGCGCGGTCCCGAGCGAGAGCTACATCACGCTCACGAGCTGCAACCCCATCCTCACCTCGGTGGAGCGCATCATCGCCTACGGCGTCTACGACCGCTTCTACCCGCGGGATCCCTCGAAGCCGGCTGCCGGTGCACCCGAGGAGATCGCACCCACCGTGATCCAGGCGGCGGGGGTCTGA
- a CDS encoding anthranilate synthase component II yields MTRVLVIDNYDSFVYTLNGYLLQLGAETEVVRNDAFAPEDAAERIAGFDAVLLSPGPGNPAEAGVSIPVVHAALAAGSPLLGVCLGHQAIAEALGATVTHADELMHGKTSLIRHDDSPFFDGVPQPFRATRYHSLAVVDGTVPEELEVTARTDGGVIMALRHRDAPVFGVQFHPESVLTEGGYRMLGNWLATSGLPDAATRAVSLSPLVKLG; encoded by the coding sequence ATGACCCGCGTTCTCGTGATCGACAACTACGACAGCTTCGTGTACACGCTCAACGGCTACCTGCTGCAGCTGGGCGCGGAGACCGAGGTCGTGCGCAACGACGCCTTCGCCCCTGAGGACGCCGCCGAGCGCATCGCCGGGTTCGATGCGGTGCTGCTCTCCCCCGGTCCCGGCAACCCGGCCGAGGCGGGGGTGTCGATCCCGGTGGTGCATGCGGCGCTCGCGGCGGGTTCGCCGCTGCTCGGGGTGTGCCTGGGTCATCAGGCGATCGCGGAGGCGCTCGGCGCCACGGTCACCCACGCCGACGAGCTCATGCACGGCAAGACCTCGCTCATCCGCCACGACGACTCGCCGTTCTTCGACGGCGTACCCCAGCCGTTCCGGGCGACCCGCTACCACTCGCTCGCGGTCGTCGACGGGACGGTCCCCGAGGAGCTCGAGGTGACCGCGCGCACCGATGGCGGCGTCATCATGGCGCTGCGGCACCGCGACGCGCCCGTCTTCGGCGTGCAGTTCCACCCCGAGTCGGTGCTCACCGAGGGCGGCTACCGCATGCTCGGCAACTGGCTCGCCACCTCGGGACTGCCCGACGCGGCGACGCGCGCGGTGTCGTTGAGTCCGCTCGTCAAGCTCGGCTGA
- the pknB gene encoding Stk1 family PASTA domain-containing Ser/Thr kinase: MSDAVTDGVRTLAGRYEIGALLGRGGMAEVHEGLDTRLNRRVAIKLLRPSLATDPAFRTRFRQEAQAAARMAHPTIVRVFDAGEETVRGADGHDVQLPFIVMERIEGKLLSDLIANGPVPADEAARIVTGILTALEYSHRAGVVHRDIKPGNVMLTPNGQVKVMDFGIARAISESSANVAQTSAVLGTASYFSPEQARGESVDARTDLYSTGVVLYELLTGRTPFRADSPVAVAYQHVSELPTPPNAVNPTVSPAMSAVVLHALAKDRFERFQSAADFKADLEVAAGGKVPDRAPGDDDFNATLFGVNPNSTAASEATLRRLANDENRPVRTQSRPPVAWIWGGIAVMVVVIVAAMVWVFNLSPGEYVGAGTAVKVPDVVGQQADAGMQVLRDAGLRPTRVDRPDDKVDAGFIVSTSIVAGTTVSPNETLEVVVSSGPPKTALPVLTNAAEADAIAKIKELGLVYGQSNSSYSPNVPAGYVIAATIGDDPAPVTSPVNVEAGTIVNLIVSNGMVQVDDLTGKPVPDAQSYLQGLQLTWKLRPESPAGCTPQTVLAQSAKGDVPQRSTIELSYCQPPPS; encoded by the coding sequence GTGAGTGATGCGGTGACCGACGGCGTCCGGACGCTGGCCGGTCGCTACGAGATCGGCGCGCTCCTCGGGCGCGGAGGCATGGCCGAGGTGCACGAGGGGCTCGACACCCGCCTCAACCGACGCGTCGCCATCAAGCTCCTGCGCCCGTCGCTCGCCACCGATCCGGCGTTCCGCACCCGCTTCCGCCAGGAGGCGCAGGCGGCGGCCCGGATGGCGCACCCCACGATCGTGCGCGTCTTCGATGCGGGCGAGGAGACCGTGCGCGGGGCCGACGGCCACGACGTGCAGCTGCCGTTCATCGTGATGGAGCGCATCGAGGGCAAGCTCCTCTCCGACCTCATCGCGAACGGCCCGGTGCCCGCCGACGAGGCGGCGCGCATCGTGACCGGCATCCTGACGGCGCTCGAGTACTCGCACCGCGCGGGCGTGGTGCACCGCGACATCAAGCCCGGCAACGTCATGCTCACCCCGAACGGCCAGGTCAAGGTGATGGACTTCGGCATCGCCCGCGCCATCTCCGAGTCGTCCGCGAACGTCGCCCAGACGAGCGCCGTGCTCGGCACCGCGAGCTACTTCTCGCCCGAGCAGGCCAGGGGCGAGAGCGTCGACGCGCGCACCGACCTCTACTCGACGGGCGTCGTGCTCTACGAGCTGCTCACCGGCCGCACCCCGTTCCGCGCCGACAGCCCCGTCGCGGTCGCGTACCAGCACGTGAGCGAGCTCCCGACCCCGCCGAACGCGGTCAACCCCACGGTGTCCCCGGCGATGAGCGCGGTCGTGCTCCACGCGCTCGCCAAGGACCGCTTCGAACGCTTCCAGAGCGCCGCCGACTTCAAGGCGGACCTCGAGGTGGCGGCCGGCGGCAAGGTGCCGGATCGCGCGCCGGGCGACGACGACTTCAACGCGACCCTGTTCGGTGTCAACCCGAACTCGACCGCGGCCTCCGAGGCGACCCTGCGTCGGCTCGCCAACGACGAGAACCGCCCCGTTCGCACCCAGAGCCGGCCGCCGGTTGCGTGGATCTGGGGCGGCATCGCCGTCATGGTGGTCGTGATCGTCGCCGCCATGGTGTGGGTGTTCAACCTCTCGCCCGGCGAGTACGTGGGCGCCGGCACGGCCGTGAAGGTGCCCGACGTGGTCGGGCAACAGGCGGATGCGGGCATGCAGGTGCTCCGGGACGCGGGGCTCCGGCCGACACGCGTCGATCGCCCGGACGACAAGGTCGACGCGGGGTTCATCGTCTCGACGAGCATCGTCGCGGGGACCACGGTCAGCCCCAACGAGACGCTCGAGGTGGTCGTCTCGAGCGGCCCGCCGAAGACCGCCCTCCCGGTGCTCACCAATGCCGCCGAGGCCGACGCGATCGCGAAGATCAAAGAGCTCGGCCTCGTGTACGGGCAGAGCAACTCCAGCTATTCGCCGAACGTGCCCGCGGGCTACGTCATCGCCGCGACCATCGGCGACGACCCCGCGCCCGTCACCTCCCCCGTCAACGTCGAGGCCGGCACGATCGTGAACCTGATCGTCTCGAACGGGATGGTGCAGGTCGACGACCTCACCGGCAAGCCGGTCCCCGACGCGCAGAGCTACCTGCAGGGACTGCAGCTCACCTGGAAGCTCCGGCCGGAGTCCCCCGCCGGGTGCACCCCGCAGACGGTTCTCGCGCAGTCGGCGAAGGGCGACGTGCCCCAGCGGTCCACGATCGAGCTCAGCTACTGCCAACCGCCGCCGAGCTGA